The Cloeon dipterum chromosome 3, ieCloDipt1.1, whole genome shotgun sequence genome includes a region encoding these proteins:
- the jhamt gene encoding juvenile hormone acid O-methyltransferase, with product MHKAQLYSSANALQTRDAAAALSLYRDTMSWPDECDVLDVGCGSGDVTSQLLLPALKSYSSLTGVDVSQQMVKYAMSKYQQPNVTFRYLDIVAPDFRPRDLFPRGFHKVFSFYCLHWISDQKLAFSNLSELLLPGGELLVVFLASAPLFTIYERLAKDSTWSRYMKDVSKFVSPYQHVENPEDELKSHLLDSGLQVKDCKCILQHFSYPSAVALKNAIKAVNPFLDRIPKDQQEDYLNDYIFEYGDMGYINNDGTIAANYKVLVAFAAK from the exons ATGCACAAGGCACAATTGTACTCTTCAGCGAACGCACTGCAGACGCGCGATGCAGCGGCAGCATTGTCTTTGTACCGAGACACGATGTCTTGGCCTGACGAGTGCGACGTGTTGGACGTGGGCTGCGGCAGCGGTGACGTCACCAGCCAGCTTCTGTTGCCGGCGCTCAAGAGCTACAGCAGCCTGACTGGCGTTGACGTTTCGCAGCAAATGGTCAAGTACGCGATGTCCAAGTACCAGCAGCCCAACGTCACCTTCCGCTACCTCGACATTGTTGCACCAGACTTTCGACCGCGAGATCTCTTCCCTCGTGGCTTCCACAAGGTCTTCTCCTTCTACTGCCTCCATTGGAtctctgaccaaaa attggcattttccaatttgtcCGAGCTCCTTCTACCAGGCGGTGAGCTCTTGGTTGTGTTCCTCGCAAGCGCTCCTCTGTTCACCATCTACGAACGACTGGCCAAAGATTCTACTTGGTCCCGTTATATGAAG gacGTTTCCAAATTCGTGTCTCCATATCAACACGTTGAAAACCCTGAAGATGAGCTGAAAAGCCACCTCCTAGACTCGGGCCTGCAAGTTAAGGACTGCAAGTGCATCCTCCAGCATTTCAGCTATCCATCCGCCGTTGCtctaaaaa ATGCCATCAAGGCAGTGAATCCATTTCTTGACCGGATTCCAAAGGATCAGCAAGAGGACTATTTGAACGACTACATTTTCGAATATGGTGACATGGGCTACATAAACAACGATGGAACTATCGCTGCCAATTACAAAGTGCTGGTTGCATTTGCTGCCAAGTAA
- the CCT4 gene encoding T-complex protein 1 subunit delta — MVVNPAAGNNRKGQSGAFKDKSKPKDIRSSNITAAKAVADAIRTSLGPRGMDKMIQSANGDVTITNDGATILKQMNVMHPAAKMLVELSRSQDIEAGDGTTSVVVIAGSLLEAAEKLLARGIHPSAISDAFQIAANKSVEILTKMSRRIELNDRESLVQSASTSLNSKVVSQHSSQLAPLAVDAILKVTDPAKDDNVDLKDIKVICQLGGTVDDTELVDGLVFTQRPAGANPPRKVEKAKIGLIQFCISPPKTDMDHNVVVSDYAAMDRVLKEERAYILNIVKQIKKAGCNVLLIQKSILRDAVSDLALHFLDKIKVMVIKDVEREDIDFVSKTLNCRPIASLDHFTAENLASADLVEEVSTGGTNKVVKITGIQNQGKTVTVLVQGSNKLVLAEAERSLHDALCVIRCLVRNRALIAGGGAPETEVSLRLAQYAQTLTGVDSYCLRAYADALEVIPLTLAENAGLNSIATVTELRNRHAQGEQTAGINVRKGAVTNILEEEVVQPLLVSTSAITLATETVRSILKIDDIVNTMQ; from the exons atggtGGTTAATCCGGCTGCAGGCAACAACCGAAAGGGGCAAAGTGGTGCCTTCAAGGATAAGAGCAAGCCTAAGGACATCAGGTCGAGCAATATTACGGCTGCCAAAG ctGTTGCCGATGCCATCAGGACTAGCCTTGGCCCGAGGGGGATGGATAAAATG atccAGTCCGCCAACGGAGATGTTACGATCACTAACGATGGAGCcacaattttaaagcaaatgaACGTCATGCACCCAGCAGCTAAAATG TTGGTAGAGCTGTCCAGGTCGCAGGACATTGAGGCTGGTGATGGCACCACCTCTGTGGTGGTCATTGCTGGATCACTGTTGGAGGCTGCCGAGAAGCTGCTGGCCAGAGGCATCCACCCGTCGGCCATTTCAGACGCCTTCCAGATAGCTGCCAATAAGTCTGTTgagattttaacaaaaatgtcGAGGAGAATCGAGTTGAACGACCGCGAGAGCCTTGTGCAGAGTGCCTCCACCTCACTTAACTCAAAGGTTGTGTCGCAACACTCATCTCAGCTGGCGCCCCTCGCTGTTGACGCCATTCTTAAGGTCACAGACCCTGCAAAGGATGACAACGTTGATCTTAAg GATATTAAAGTGATCTGCCAACTTGGTGGCACAGTAGACGACACTGAATTAGTGGATGGCCTTGTATTTACTCAAAGGCCAGCAGGAGCCAATCCTCCTAGAAAGGttgaaaaagccaaaattggtcTCATCCAGTTCTGCATTTCTCCCCCAAAAACTGAC ATGGACCACAACGTGGTCGTGTCCGACTATGCAGCAATGGACCGTGTTTTGAAGGAGGAAAGAGCATACATCCTCAACATTGTGAAGCAGATCAAAAAGGCTGGTTGCAACGTTCTTCTCATCCAGAAGTCAATCCTGCGAGACGCCGTCAGCGACCTTGCGTTGCACTTCCTCGATAAGATTAAGGTCATGGTGATCAAGGATGTGGAGCGGGAAGACATCGATTTTGTTTCCAAGACTCTGAATTGCCGGCCAATTGCCAGCCTGGACCATTTCACGGCTGAAAACCTGGCTAGCGCCGATTTGGTCGAAGAGGTTTCTACCGGCGGCACCAACAAGGTGGTCAAAATCACTGGCATCCAGAACCAGGGCAAAACCGTCACCGTTTTGGTCCAGGGCAGCAACAAGCTAGTGCTTGCTGAGGCTGAACGATCCCTCCATGATGCCCTGTGCGTCATTCGCTGCCTCGTCAGAAACAG GGCTCTAATTGCTGGCGGTGGTGCACCTGAAACTGAGGTGTCACTGAGATTGGCTCAGTATGCACAAACCCTCACCGGGGTTGATTCCTACTGCTTGAG AGCTTATGCCGACGCACTTGAAGTCATTCCGTTGACCCTGGCGGAGAACGCTGGCCTGAACTCCATTGCCACTGTGACTGAGCTGAGGAACAGGCATGCGCAAGGCGAGCAAACTGCAGGAATCAACGTTCGCAAGGGCGCAGTGACAAACATCCTGGAAGAGGAGGTGGTGCAGCCACTGCTGGTGTCAACCAGCGCTATCACCCTGGCAACTGAGACTGTGCGCAGTATTCTCAAGATTGACGACATCGTCAACACAATGCAGTGA
- the Bka gene encoding rRNA-processing protein FCF1 homolog: MNVYQTAKTSSHHQACDDKTTVVDTCMSLSIHCPSISSLNCLVWSFSSPARMGKTKKTRKIVEKRFAQMKKMLSPSDSRIKADKRAPPKKKKPENPHELKMKQVTQTSSALFFQYNTQLGPPYHIIVDTNFINFSIKNKLDVAKSMMDCLYAKCIPYVTDCVIGELEKLGQKYRIALSILKDPKFERLACTHKGTYADDCIVQRVTQHKCYIVATCDKDLKNRIRKIPGVPIMYISQRRYTIERMPDAYGAPRT; the protein is encoded by the exons ATGAATGTTTACCAAACAGCTAAAACTAGCAGCCATCATCAAGCTTGTGACGACAAAACCACGGTCGTAGACACGTGCATGTCATTGAGCATCCATTGCCCCTCGATTTCCTCATTAAATTGTCTTGTTTGGAGTTTTTCTTCACCTGCTAGAAtg GGTAAAACAAAGAAGACAAGAAAAATTGTGGAGAAACGATTTGCTCAGATGAAGAAAATGCTGAGTCCCAGCGATTCCAGAAT aaaagCTGATAAAAGAGCGCCccccaaaaagaaaaagcccGAGAACCCACATGAACTGAAAATGAAACAAGT CACTCAAACCTCGTCAGCACTTTTCTTCCAATACAATACTCAGCTTGGGCCTCCATACCACATCATCGTAGACACCAATTTCATCAACTTCTCAATCAAGAACAAATTAGATGTTGCTAAGAGTATGATGGACTGCCTTTATGCAAAAT GCATTCCTTATGTGACTGACTGTGTGATCGGAGAATTGGAGAAGTTAGGCCAAAAGTACAGAATTGCGCTGAGCATCTTGAAAGATCCAAAGTTTGAGAGATTAGCCTGCACCCACAAAGGCACCTACGCTGATGATTGTATTGTTCAAAGGGTCACTCAG cacaAATGCTACATTGTTGCTACTTGCGACAAAGATCTAAAAAACCGTATCAGGAAAATACCTGGAGTACCCATTATGTACATATCCCAGAGGAG ATACACCATTGAGAGGATGCCTGATGCCTATGGTGCCCCACGAACATAA